One part of the Cottoperca gobio chromosome 14, fCotGob3.1, whole genome shotgun sequence genome encodes these proteins:
- the zar1l gene encoding protein ZAR1-like, whose translation MEGFQSTFQPYNVCAPPAQDSSWGKRDGRCMIPQGLNYLELCKAILAQVDSGLPTLLKKAITKECGVQVNAKVDKMVQCSLGPKTLFCSEGEHSLSSKSPKSPELVKADWKAPYSTPPLSNLRFLRPVSIYSPVFDRRLFMKKLCSEEETGKRVESEQDDETDHTDQEDTVKDFKTTTFHRSSKGSNFQFLEQRYGFFHCKKCNIRWESAYVWCISGTSKVYYKQLCRKCQVGFNPYRVESILCKGCSQTCCSCEKKQRHINMKRPHRQDLCCRCKGMRLSCDSTYSFKYIV comes from the exons ATGGAGGGGTTCCAGTCCACGTTTCAACCGTACAATGTCTGCGCTCCCCCAGCCCAGGACAGCAGCTGGGGAAAGAGAGATGGCCGCTGCATGATTCCCCAGGGCCTCAATTACCTGGAGCTCTGCAAGGCCATCCTGGCCCAGGTCGACTCCGGTTTACCCACTCTACTCAAGAAAGCAATCACCAAAGAGTGCGGTGTGCAAGTAAACGCCAAAGTGGATAAAATGGTGCAGTGCTCGCTGGGTCCCAAGACGCTGTTCTGCTCGGAGGGCGAACACTCCTTGTCCTCAAAGTCCCCCAAGAGCCCGGAGCTGGTCAAAGCGGACTGGAAGGCACCGTACAGCACGCCACCATTGAGCAACCTGCGCTTCCTGAGGCCCGTTTCCATCTATTCGCCAGTGTTTGACCGCAGGCTCTTCATGAAGAAACTCTGCAGTGAAGAAGAAACCGGCAAACGGGTTGAGTCTGAGCAGGATGATGAGACTGATCACACCGACCAGGAGGACACAGTGAAGGACTTCAAGACAACAACTTTCCACAGGTCTTCAAAGGGGTCCAACTTTCAG TTCCTGGAGCAGAGGTATGGCTTTTTCCACTGCAAAAAGTGCAACATCCGGTGGGAGAGTGCTTATGTGTGGTGCATCTCTGGAACCAGTAAG GTGTACTACAAGCAGCTCTGCCGGAAGTGTCAGGTGGGGTTTAACCCCTACAGAGTGGAGTCCATCCTCTGCAAG GGCTGCTCTCAGACTTGCTGCAGCTGCGAGAAGAAGCAGAGGCACATTAACATGAAGAGGCCTCACCGTCAGGACCTGTGCTGTCGCTGCAAGGGCATGAGGTTATCCTGTGACTCCACTTACAGCTTCAAATACATTGTCTGA